One Sanguibacter keddieii DSM 10542 genomic window carries:
- a CDS encoding MATE family efflux transporter: protein MSKNLTSGRPATIILLFTLPLLVGNVFQQMYHFADAFVVGRIIGVDALAAVGSTGGIAFLLLGFAMGLTAGFAIPTAQAFGAADLPGVRRSVAAGAILTGAFAVGLTAVAVPLSRPLLVLMRTPPEILDDAHLFIVVSFWGIGAIMFFNFLSNTIRALGDSRTPLVFLVLSCLLNVVLVVAFIAGLGMGVDGAALATITSQLVSVLLCLYLVHRKMPVLHLSREDWRVTRAEVTTQLRIGLPMAFQASIIAIGTIVLQYALNGLGAEAVGAYTAAQKVDGLAMAPLASFGLAIATFTAQNYGARSYGRIRTGVLHTCLMSIGFALAIGLGNVLLGRHLIRLFVGPGEEHVVELGQTFLVVNGSLYVALGLLFVLRNALQGMGRTLVPTIAGVAELVTRVGAALLLATHLGFVGVCLAAPLAWIAGLVPVWISYHRSRRWLSTEEALLAQDRPTTPPAPPVETAESLDEAAGTRIAVP from the coding sequence ATGTCGAAGAACCTCACCTCGGGCCGTCCCGCCACGATCATCCTGCTCTTCACCCTGCCGCTGCTGGTCGGCAACGTGTTCCAGCAGATGTACCACTTCGCCGATGCCTTCGTCGTCGGCCGCATCATCGGCGTCGACGCGCTCGCCGCGGTCGGGTCGACCGGCGGCATCGCGTTCCTGCTGCTCGGCTTCGCGATGGGCCTCACCGCCGGCTTCGCGATCCCGACCGCCCAGGCCTTCGGGGCCGCCGACCTCCCGGGCGTCCGACGCTCGGTCGCAGCGGGCGCGATCCTCACCGGGGCCTTCGCGGTCGGGCTGACCGCCGTCGCGGTCCCGCTCTCGCGCCCTCTCCTGGTGCTCATGCGCACCCCTCCCGAGATCCTCGACGACGCGCACCTGTTCATCGTCGTGTCGTTCTGGGGCATCGGCGCGATCATGTTCTTCAACTTCCTGTCGAACACGATCCGCGCGCTGGGCGACAGCCGCACACCGCTGGTGTTCCTCGTGCTCTCGTGCCTGCTCAACGTGGTGCTCGTGGTCGCCTTCATCGCCGGCCTGGGCATGGGGGTCGACGGCGCGGCCCTCGCGACCATCACCTCGCAGCTCGTCTCCGTGCTCCTCTGCCTGTACCTGGTGCACCGCAAGATGCCCGTCCTGCACCTGAGCCGGGAGGACTGGCGCGTCACCCGCGCCGAGGTCACCACACAGCTGCGCATCGGCCTGCCGATGGCCTTCCAGGCGTCGATCATCGCCATCGGCACCATCGTGCTCCAGTACGCGCTCAACGGCCTCGGCGCCGAGGCCGTGGGTGCGTACACCGCCGCGCAGAAGGTCGACGGGCTGGCCATGGCCCCGCTCGCGTCCTTCGGGCTCGCGATCGCCACCTTCACCGCCCAGAACTACGGCGCCCGCTCCTACGGACGCATCCGGACCGGGGTCCTGCACACCTGCCTCATGTCGATCGGCTTCGCCCTCGCGATCGGGCTGGGCAACGTCCTGCTCGGCCGGCACCTCATCCGGCTGTTCGTCGGCCCCGGCGAGGAGCACGTCGTCGAGCTCGGCCAGACCTTCCTCGTGGTCAACGGCTCGCTCTACGTGGCCCTCGGGCTGCTCTTCGTGCTGCGCAACGCCCTCCAGGGCATGGGCCGCACGCTCGTCCCGACGATCGCAGGCGTCGCCGAGCTCGTGACACGAGTCGGCGCAGCCCTCCTCCTCGCCACCCACCTCGGTTTCGTCGGGGTGTGCCTCGCAGCGCCCTTGGCGTGGATCGCGGGCCTCGTGCCCGTGTGGATCTCGTACCACCGGTCGCGCCGCTGGCTCAGCACCGAGGAGGCGCTGCTCGCGCAGGACCGGCCCACGACCCCGCCCGCTCCGCCGGTCGAGACGGCGGAGTCGCTCGACGAGGCGGCGGGCACCCGCATCGCGGTCCCCTGA
- a CDS encoding 4-(cytidine 5'-diphospho)-2-C-methyl-D-erythritol kinase: MTRTTRLSSVRVHQRSVTARAPGKVNLSLHVGAREADGYHPLVTVFQAVSLVEEVTATAAPTFSLEVSGPGAEHVPLDGTNLALRAAHALAERTGVRLGARLSITKGIPVAGGMAGGSADAAATLVALDALWGTALTRPELLDVAAGLGADVPFCLQGHTAVGVGRGDVLTAAMAQGEFHWVFALRAQGLSTPEVFRRFDERGSGLADLPAEADTALMAALRAGDAVRLGEALSNDLQPAALELAPDLAGTVDAARAAGALGVVVSGSGPTVAVLARSAAHASSIAAALTVAGVCASAVCASGPVAGARVVQEHQG; encoded by the coding sequence GTGACCCGGACGACCCGACTGAGCAGCGTGCGTGTGCACCAGCGGTCCGTGACCGCCCGGGCGCCCGGGAAGGTCAACCTGTCGCTGCACGTCGGGGCGCGCGAGGCCGACGGCTACCACCCCCTCGTCACCGTGTTCCAGGCGGTCTCCCTGGTCGAGGAGGTCACCGCGACGGCTGCGCCCACCTTCTCCCTGGAGGTGTCCGGTCCCGGGGCGGAGCACGTCCCGCTCGACGGCACCAATCTCGCCCTGCGCGCCGCGCACGCCCTGGCCGAGCGCACCGGCGTGAGGCTCGGCGCCCGGCTGTCGATCACCAAGGGCATCCCGGTCGCCGGCGGCATGGCGGGCGGATCCGCTGATGCCGCAGCCACCCTCGTGGCCCTCGACGCGCTCTGGGGGACCGCACTGACCCGACCCGAGCTGCTCGACGTCGCCGCCGGTCTCGGCGCGGACGTCCCGTTCTGCCTGCAGGGGCACACCGCCGTCGGTGTCGGGCGTGGCGACGTCCTCACGGCCGCGATGGCGCAGGGAGAGTTCCACTGGGTCTTCGCCCTGCGCGCGCAGGGCCTGTCGACGCCCGAGGTGTTCCGCAGGTTCGACGAGCGGGGCAGCGGCCTGGCCGACCTGCCGGCCGAGGCCGACACCGCGCTCATGGCAGCCCTGCGTGCCGGCGACGCGGTCCGGCTCGGCGAGGCCCTGTCGAACGACCTGCAGCCCGCAGCCCTCGAGCTGGCCCCCGACCTCGCGGGCACCGTCGACGCCGCCCGTGCCGCCGGTGCGCTCGGCGTCGTCGTGTCCGGCTCAGGGCCGACGGTCGCCGTGCTCGCGCGGTCGGCCGCGCACGCCTCCTCGATCGCCGCAGCCCTGACCGTCGCCGGGGTGTGCGCCTCGGCCGTGTGCGCCTCCGGGCCGGTCGCCGGTGCCCGCGTGGTGCAGGAGCACCAGGGCTGA